In Candidatus Defluviilinea proxima, a single genomic region encodes these proteins:
- a CDS encoding helix-turn-helix domain-containing protein, which yields MKKIESISSFDKIKLLADSRRMDILRLLMASPATLTHLARTLKQSPAWIRHHILTLESAGLVEVSEVRQTGKVTEKFYRAKADALFLQEVILPKTKKPAVIFSGSHDLALEGIAEHLEKHVTLLSMPVGSLDGLVNLRQGLCQISGSHLLDVTGEYNTPFVRHLFPDRDVEIVTLAHRTQGLMLAGGNPKGIKRISDVAKPNVRFVNRNAGSGTRLWFDAEIRRLKIPAENINGYDKEVKTHTEAADLIVANKADAALGLQAAAHQNGLEFIPLFEERYDLVLPRVNESILTPVLDYLQTSTFRNSLAVLTGYNTAHSGEQISL from the coding sequence GGACATTCTCCGTCTGTTGATGGCTTCTCCCGCCACGCTCACGCATCTCGCACGGACCTTGAAGCAGTCTCCCGCGTGGATACGTCATCATATTCTGACGCTTGAATCCGCTGGGTTGGTCGAAGTCAGTGAGGTTCGCCAGACGGGCAAGGTGACTGAAAAATTCTATCGCGCCAAAGCAGATGCGTTGTTCTTACAGGAAGTTATTCTCCCTAAAACAAAAAAGCCTGCCGTCATTTTCTCAGGCAGTCATGACCTTGCGTTGGAAGGCATCGCAGAACATCTTGAGAAGCATGTCACTTTGTTGAGTATGCCTGTCGGCTCGCTCGATGGACTTGTCAATCTCCGTCAGGGACTTTGCCAGATCAGCGGCTCACATCTGTTGGATGTAACGGGGGAGTACAACACGCCATTCGTCCGTCATTTGTTCCCAGATCGTGATGTGGAAATTGTCACGTTGGCGCATCGCACACAGGGGTTGATGTTGGCAGGAGGAAACCCAAAGGGCATAAAAAGAATCTCGGACGTGGCCAAGCCGAATGTTCGATTTGTGAACCGTAATGCGGGGTCAGGGACTCGTCTATGGTTTGATGCTGAAATCCGCAGACTCAAAATCCCAGCTGAAAATATCAACGGCTATGATAAGGAAGTGAAAACACACACCGAAGCGGCTGATTTGATCGTTGCGAATAAAGCGGATGCAGCGCTTGGTCTCCAAGCCGCCGCGCATCAGAATGGTCTTGAGTTTATTCCGTTATTTGAAGAACGCTATGATCTCGTTTTGCCGCGTGTGAATGAAAGTATTCTCACACCAGTTCTTGATTATTTGCAGACATCAACCTTCCGTAACTCGCTTGCAGTGTTGACGGGGTATAACACTGCGCACAGCGGAGAGCAAATTTCATTGTAG